In a genomic window of Curtobacterium sp. MCBD17_035:
- a CDS encoding sterol carrier family protein: protein MPRRTIDAAEGAAALAAVQGGATDRTSTATAVRWTLQELADTVPGNSVEVRVPPYGAVQAVPGPRHTRGTPPNVVETDAATWIALATGAISWAEAVGAARVTASGSRADLAPFLPVRLPRA, encoded by the coding sequence GTGCCCCGCAGGACCATCGACGCCGCCGAGGGCGCCGCCGCGCTCGCCGCCGTGCAGGGCGGAGCCACCGATCGCACGTCCACCGCGACCGCCGTGCGGTGGACGCTCCAGGAACTCGCCGACACCGTGCCGGGCAACAGCGTCGAGGTCCGTGTCCCCCCGTACGGAGCTGTCCAGGCCGTTCCGGGACCGCGCCACACGCGCGGCACGCCGCCGAACGTGGTCGAGACCGATGCCGCGACCTGGATCGCCCTCGCCACAGGGGCGATCTCCTGGGCCGAGGCGGTCGGAGCCGCGCGCGTGACGGCGTCGGGATCACGCGCCGACCTGGCCCCGTTCCTCCCGGTCCGCCTGCCGCGCGCCTGA
- a CDS encoding DHA2 family efflux MFS transporter permease subunit — MTTERKPWPALWALVIGFFMILVDSTIVSVATPTIERKLDADIDSVIWVTSAYLLAYAVPLLITGRLGDRFGPKTMYQIGLVVFTLSSLWCGLSGSIGMLIVARVVQGLGAAMMTPQTMATITRMFPPERRGAAMGLWGATAGVATLVGPIAGGLLVDGLGWQWIFFVNVPVGVVAFVLAQRLVPTFDTHAHSFDVLGIVLSAAGLFLLVFGIQEGATYDWGTITGPISVWSLIIAGIVVLAAFVVWQGVQKGEPLLPLGLFADRNFSLANLAITAVGVSISSFALPVTLWAQDVTAFSPTQAALLLTPMAVLSAGLAPFVGRNMHRVNPKWIGAFGLACTSAGLFWIGSLIAGNAAWGWILLPALLLGLGNACMWGPLSVTATRNLPPRLAGAGSGVYNTTRQIGAVLGSAGIAALMESRISAEFPHSGGAGNSGSASSAIGVLPSFLKLPFSTAMGQALVLPAAVLIVAIVAALFFAKPKAAAWGGAGRPAAGAGASAQAGAPAAAAGTPVGAGAGAGAGAGAGAEAGATAVPATVGPTTDATPTILE; from the coding sequence ATGACCACCGAACGCAAGCCCTGGCCGGCCCTCTGGGCCCTCGTCATCGGCTTCTTCATGATCCTCGTCGACTCGACCATCGTGTCCGTCGCGACCCCCACCATCGAGCGGAAGCTCGACGCCGACATCGACTCCGTCATCTGGGTGACGAGCGCCTACCTGCTCGCGTACGCCGTGCCGCTCCTCATCACCGGTCGCCTCGGTGACCGCTTCGGCCCGAAGACGATGTACCAGATCGGGCTCGTCGTCTTCACCCTGTCCAGTCTCTGGTGCGGGCTGTCCGGCTCGATCGGCATGCTCATCGTCGCCCGCGTCGTGCAGGGCCTCGGTGCCGCGATGATGACCCCGCAGACCATGGCGACCATCACGCGGATGTTCCCGCCCGAGCGCCGTGGTGCCGCCATGGGCCTCTGGGGTGCCACGGCCGGCGTCGCGACCCTCGTCGGACCGATCGCGGGCGGCCTGCTCGTCGACGGCCTCGGCTGGCAGTGGATCTTCTTCGTGAACGTGCCCGTCGGCGTCGTCGCCTTCGTGCTCGCGCAGCGGCTCGTCCCCACGTTCGACACGCACGCGCACTCGTTCGACGTCCTCGGCATCGTGCTCAGCGCCGCCGGGCTGTTCCTGCTCGTCTTCGGCATCCAGGAGGGCGCAACCTACGACTGGGGCACCATCACGGGCCCGATCTCCGTCTGGTCGCTCATCATCGCCGGCATCGTCGTGCTCGCCGCGTTCGTGGTGTGGCAGGGCGTGCAGAAAGGTGAGCCGCTCCTCCCGCTCGGCCTGTTCGCGGACCGCAACTTCTCGCTCGCCAACCTGGCCATCACGGCCGTCGGCGTCTCGATCTCGTCCTTCGCGCTGCCGGTGACGCTCTGGGCGCAGGACGTCACGGCGTTCTCGCCGACGCAGGCCGCGCTCCTCCTCACGCCCATGGCCGTGCTCTCCGCGGGGCTCGCGCCGTTCGTCGGGCGCAACATGCACCGCGTCAACCCGAAGTGGATCGGGGCGTTCGGGCTCGCCTGCACCTCGGCCGGGCTGTTCTGGATCGGCTCCCTCATCGCCGGCAACGCGGCCTGGGGTTGGATCCTGCTCCCCGCGCTGCTGCTCGGCCTCGGCAACGCCTGCATGTGGGGGCCGCTGTCCGTCACCGCCACCCGGAACCTGCCGCCGCGCCTCGCCGGCGCCGGCTCCGGCGTCTACAACACGACACGGCAGATCGGCGCCGTGCTCGGTTCCGCCGGCATCGCCGCGCTCATGGAGTCGCGGATCTCCGCCGAGTTCCCCCACTCGGGAGGCGCGGGGAACTCCGGCAGCGCCTCCTCCGCGATCGGGGTGCTCCCGTCGTTCCTCAAGCTGCCGTTCAGCACCGCGATGGGGCAGGCGCTCGTGCTCCCCGCGGCCGTGCTGATCGTGGCGATCGTCGCCGCGCTGTTCTTCGCGAAGCCGAAGGCCGCGGCGTGGGGCGGGGCCGGTCGTCCGGCGGCGGGTGCGGGTGCCTCGGCGCAGGCCGGTGCCCCTGCCGCGGCGGCTGGTACTCCGGTCGGTGCCGGTGCCGGTGCCGGTGCCGGTGCTGGCGCAGGGGCGGAGGCCGGTGCGACCGCTGTCCCGGCCACCGTCGGCCCGACCACGGACGCGACGCCGACCATCCTCGAGTAG
- a CDS encoding phosphoribosylaminoimidazolesuccinocarboxamide synthase, which yields MRPSTAAELEGWRHVATGKVRDLYVPASAASPATATELLLVASDRVSAFDHALEPPIPGKGELLTRLSRFWFAQLGDVPNHLLGETHQGTPVPEAVAARSMRVRPLTMFPIECVVRGYLVGSGWAEYQETGSVCGVALPAGLSNGDRLPEPIYTPAYKAPQGAHDENITYERTVELVGPDVAAALRDMSLHVYESAAAIALQRGVVIADTKFEFGHDAAGQIRIADEVLTSDSSRYWDAEAHEGGDRTASFDKQIVRNWLTEHWDGQGTPPVLPDEIVERTAARYRELIERLGA from the coding sequence GTGCGCCCCTCGACCGCAGCGGAGCTCGAGGGCTGGCGGCACGTCGCGACCGGCAAGGTCCGTGACCTGTACGTGCCGGCGAGCGCGGCCTCCCCGGCGACCGCGACCGAGCTCCTGCTCGTCGCGAGCGACCGCGTCAGCGCGTTCGACCACGCGCTCGAACCGCCGATCCCCGGCAAGGGCGAGCTGCTCACGCGGCTCTCGCGGTTCTGGTTCGCGCAGCTCGGGGACGTCCCGAACCACCTGCTCGGCGAGACCCACCAGGGCACGCCCGTACCGGAGGCCGTGGCGGCACGGTCGATGCGCGTCCGGCCGCTCACGATGTTCCCGATCGAGTGCGTCGTGCGTGGGTACCTCGTCGGCAGCGGCTGGGCGGAGTACCAGGAGACCGGGAGCGTGTGCGGCGTCGCCCTGCCCGCGGGGCTGTCGAACGGCGACCGGCTGCCCGAGCCGATCTACACCCCCGCGTACAAGGCCCCGCAGGGCGCCCACGACGAGAACATCACCTACGAGCGGACGGTCGAGCTCGTCGGGCCGGACGTCGCCGCCGCGCTCCGCGACATGTCCCTGCACGTGTACGAGTCCGCGGCCGCGATCGCCCTGCAGCGCGGCGTCGTCATCGCGGACACGAAGTTCGAGTTCGGCCACGACGCCGCCGGGCAGATCCGGATCGCGGACGAGGTCCTGACGAGCGACTCGAGCCGCTACTGGGACGCCGAGGCCCACGAGGGCGGCGACCGCACCGCGTCGTTCGACAAGCAGATCGTGCGGAACTGGCTCACCGAGCACTGGGACGGGCAGGGCACCCCGCCCGTGCTGCCCGACGAGATCGTCGAGCGGACCGCAGCGCGGTACCGGGAGCTCATCGAACGCCTCGGCGCCTGA
- the purQ gene encoding phosphoribosylformylglycinamidine synthase subunit PurQ, producing MRIGVITFPGSLDDRDAQRAVRLAGAEPVALWHGDHDLQGVDGIVLPGGFSYGDYLRAGAIAAKAPIMAEVIDAADKGMPVLGICNGFQMLAEARLVPGAHTRNAHQQFIRRDQKLRVENAETAWTSGFAPEQEITIPLKNADGRFVADSETIKRIEGEGQVVFRYVGVNPNGSIDDIAGVSNERGNVVGLMPHPEHATEPGFGPDTPAAMSSGTDGLTFFTSVIESTLVR from the coding sequence GTGCGCATCGGCGTCATCACGTTCCCCGGATCGCTGGACGACCGCGACGCCCAGCGCGCCGTCCGCCTGGCCGGTGCCGAGCCGGTCGCGCTCTGGCACGGCGACCACGACCTCCAGGGCGTCGACGGCATCGTGCTGCCCGGCGGGTTCTCGTACGGGGACTACCTGCGCGCCGGTGCGATCGCCGCGAAGGCGCCGATCATGGCCGAGGTCATCGACGCCGCCGACAAGGGGATGCCGGTGCTCGGCATCTGCAACGGGTTCCAGATGCTCGCGGAGGCCCGGCTCGTCCCCGGCGCGCACACCCGGAACGCGCACCAGCAGTTCATCCGGCGCGACCAGAAGCTGCGCGTCGAGAACGCCGAGACCGCGTGGACGAGCGGGTTCGCGCCCGAGCAGGAGATCACCATCCCGCTCAAGAACGCCGACGGCCGGTTCGTCGCCGACAGCGAGACGATCAAGCGCATCGAGGGCGAGGGGCAGGTCGTCTTCCGGTACGTCGGGGTCAACCCGAACGGCTCCATCGACGACATCGCCGGCGTCTCGAACGAGCGCGGGAACGTCGTCGGGCTCATGCCGCACCCCGAGCACGCCACCGAGCCCGGGTTCGGGCCGGACACCCCCGCCGCGATGTCCTCGGGCACCGACGGCCTCACCTTCTTCACCTCGGTCATCGAGTCGACGCTCGTCCGGTGA
- a CDS encoding LuxR C-terminal-related transcriptional regulator — MRGATAVVEPEDDTRRWVSRPGARLPWPLVPRREEDRAVTVLADDGWSVAIVGAAGLGKSVVAARVTDRVAQRSTGDVRVIPITASPHETAKPFAAAIARFGDLPAAALTDELEAEHTLRVAADLVDRDVVLRIDDADHLDPITARYVAWLVRHAHARLVLTCRDFTRLEEPLRRLWQDDLLERIDLTPLDLRETERLLERALSGPLEHASVERVHRATRGNPLHLREVVRAAVASGALERTASGWYWPGRITASNSLADMYRSELAGLEPALRDVVDIVALADPIPLSRLLALVDDADVDRVASLGIVSVDSDMTADGTPVVRPAHPLVGEVVRSLVPVARRARLFARANAFRADPVGGDAPPAARLRAALWALECGVVPSADQLLDAAGVAVRLQEYESATALASSALSADDTTLAVSVAALCLRATARTYGVGREAARHDAERAWLLARSDPTALPGDLLVEAVEVLANLRQFHDDDVDAAVALVEEAATLVDDASRERLRVLRLTHLGWGGRFAEVLAEVERSGVLHAPVIPFGFLAIAPCAVVALATTGRIGEALRLCRTSLEVAAANIEVAPWSLGELYSVLHQVQLWAGDVSGLTVQVDRRWSPFFKYDFTLELLGAGNQALAERRWDDAITAFSGACERFAVLDHGGFAGYAWAKLAFAQAVAGRTREAVVSAERARATPLRGMRITGEEIPLSLTFTDSVLGRPAAMADAMTIAQRSERSGAWMPAMLARNVQFVLLFAQGADTRGALARLRAAAEHVEGALAPAIVGHAAALASGDERVIAEARATLAAAGVMIRVGQKGPPLTRREYEVAELAGQGLSNRQIAEQLGRSVRTIDAHIARIFAKWDIHSRSELVDRL, encoded by the coding sequence ATGCGAGGAGCGACGGCCGTGGTGGAGCCGGAGGACGACACGCGCCGATGGGTTTCCCGTCCCGGTGCCCGTCTGCCGTGGCCACTCGTCCCGCGGCGCGAGGAGGACCGCGCCGTCACCGTGCTCGCCGACGACGGCTGGAGCGTCGCCATCGTCGGCGCGGCGGGACTCGGCAAGAGCGTCGTGGCCGCGCGCGTCACGGACCGCGTGGCGCAGCGCAGCACCGGGGACGTCCGGGTCATCCCGATCACGGCCTCACCGCACGAGACGGCCAAGCCGTTCGCGGCCGCCATCGCCCGGTTCGGGGACCTGCCTGCCGCGGCGCTCACCGACGAGCTCGAGGCCGAGCACACCCTCCGCGTCGCGGCGGACCTCGTCGACCGCGACGTCGTCCTGCGCATCGACGACGCCGACCACCTCGACCCGATCACCGCGCGGTACGTCGCCTGGCTCGTCCGGCACGCGCACGCACGGCTCGTGCTGACCTGCCGCGACTTCACCCGGCTCGAGGAGCCCCTGCGCCGCCTGTGGCAGGACGACCTGCTCGAACGCATCGACCTGACGCCGCTCGACCTCCGCGAGACCGAGCGGCTGCTCGAGCGGGCGCTCTCCGGTCCGCTCGAGCACGCCAGCGTGGAACGAGTGCACCGCGCGACCCGCGGCAACCCCCTGCACCTGCGCGAGGTCGTCCGCGCGGCGGTCGCGTCCGGCGCCCTCGAGCGGACCGCGTCGGGGTGGTACTGGCCCGGGCGGATCACCGCGTCGAACAGCCTGGCGGACATGTACCGATCGGAACTCGCGGGCCTCGAACCGGCCCTCCGGGACGTCGTGGACATCGTGGCGTTGGCGGACCCGATCCCGTTGTCGCGGCTGCTGGCCCTGGTGGACGACGCCGATGTCGACCGCGTCGCGTCGCTCGGTATCGTGTCCGTCGACTCCGACATGACGGCGGACGGCACACCGGTGGTCCGGCCCGCCCACCCGCTCGTCGGCGAGGTCGTCCGGTCCCTCGTCCCGGTGGCACGTCGGGCCCGGTTGTTCGCGCGGGCGAACGCGTTCCGCGCTGACCCGGTCGGCGGGGACGCCCCACCGGCCGCGCGCCTCCGTGCCGCGTTGTGGGCGCTCGAGTGCGGCGTCGTGCCGTCGGCCGACCAGCTGCTCGACGCCGCCGGGGTGGCGGTACGGCTGCAGGAGTACGAGAGCGCGACGGCGCTCGCCTCGTCCGCGTTGTCGGCCGACGACACGACGTTGGCGGTGTCGGTGGCCGCGCTGTGCCTCCGCGCGACGGCCCGCACCTACGGGGTCGGGCGTGAGGCCGCGCGCCACGACGCCGAACGTGCCTGGCTGCTCGCCCGCTCCGACCCGACCGCCCTGCCCGGGGACCTGCTCGTCGAGGCCGTGGAGGTCCTGGCGAACCTCCGGCAGTTCCACGACGACGACGTCGACGCCGCGGTCGCCCTGGTCGAGGAGGCCGCGACGCTCGTGGACGACGCGTCCCGGGAGCGTCTCCGGGTCCTCCGGCTGACGCATCTCGGCTGGGGCGGCCGGTTCGCCGAGGTGCTCGCCGAGGTCGAGCGCAGCGGCGTGCTGCACGCGCCCGTGATCCCGTTCGGGTTCCTGGCGATCGCACCGTGCGCCGTGGTGGCACTCGCCACGACCGGCCGGATCGGCGAGGCCCTGCGGCTGTGCCGGACGTCACTCGAGGTCGCCGCAGCGAACATCGAGGTCGCGCCGTGGAGCCTCGGCGAGCTGTACTCGGTGCTGCACCAGGTCCAGCTCTGGGCGGGCGACGTCAGCGGCCTGACGGTGCAGGTCGACCGTCGGTGGAGCCCGTTCTTCAAGTACGACTTCACGCTCGAGCTCCTCGGCGCCGGCAACCAGGCGCTCGCGGAGCGCCGCTGGGACGACGCGATCACCGCGTTCTCCGGCGCGTGCGAGCGGTTCGCGGTGCTCGACCACGGCGGGTTCGCCGGATACGCCTGGGCGAAGCTCGCGTTCGCGCAGGCCGTCGCGGGGCGGACGCGCGAGGCCGTGGTGTCGGCGGAACGCGCCCGCGCGACGCCGCTCCGTGGGATGCGCATCACGGGCGAGGAGATCCCGCTGAGCCTGACGTTCACGGACTCGGTGCTCGGGCGGCCCGCCGCGATGGCGGACGCCATGACGATCGCGCAGCGGTCGGAGCGCTCGGGCGCGTGGATGCCGGCGATGCTCGCGCGCAACGTCCAGTTCGTGCTGCTGTTCGCGCAGGGGGCGGACACCCGGGGCGCCCTGGCCCGGCTCCGCGCCGCCGCCGAGCACGTCGAGGGTGCCCTCGCGCCGGCGATCGTCGGCCACGCAGCGGCGCTCGCGAGCGGGGACGAGCGGGTCATCGCCGAGGCACGTGCGACCCTGGCGGCCGCGGGCGTGATGATCCGCGTCGGCCAGAAGGGCCCCCCGTTGACCCGTCGCGAGTACGAGGTCGCGGAGCTCGCCGGGCAGGGGCTGAGCAACCGACAGATCGCCGAGCAGCTCGGCCGGAGCGTCCGCACGATCGACGCGCACATCGCGCGGATCTTCGCCAAGTGGGACATCCACTCGCGGTCGGAACTCGTCGATCGACTCTGA
- a CDS encoding GNAT family N-acetyltransferase, producing the protein MTEPAPEWTVVREGDLTLTDHEAIAAMLAQAFPDWDHWYVGGRSWSGMQPERRVIATVDDVVVAHVGIRRMFVTVGGRDQLVGAVGLVGVTPRLQGRGLGGELLARTAAVLDELAVPFGLLGTGEDRVPFYGSAGWRLLSDTAGWYSAFTADGAGLTVVDDEGWLVLPVRATLEDWPGGELHWDAQLV; encoded by the coding sequence ATGACCGAGCCCGCACCCGAGTGGACCGTCGTCCGCGAGGGCGACCTCACCCTCACCGACCACGAGGCCATCGCGGCGATGCTCGCGCAGGCGTTCCCGGACTGGGACCACTGGTACGTCGGCGGGCGGAGCTGGAGCGGGATGCAGCCCGAACGGCGGGTGATCGCGACCGTGGACGACGTCGTCGTCGCGCACGTCGGGATCCGGCGGATGTTCGTGACCGTCGGCGGACGCGACCAGCTCGTCGGGGCGGTCGGGCTCGTCGGGGTGACCCCGCGCCTCCAGGGCCGGGGGCTCGGTGGCGAGCTCCTGGCGCGGACCGCGGCGGTGCTCGACGAGCTCGCGGTCCCCTTCGGCCTGCTCGGGACGGGTGAGGACCGCGTGCCGTTCTACGGCTCGGCCGGTTGGCGACTGCTCTCCGACACCGCGGGCTGGTACTCGGCCTTCACCGCCGACGGGGCGGGCCTCACCGTCGTCGATGACGAGGGGTGGCTCGTGCTACCCGTCCGCGCGACGCTCGAGGACTGGCCGGGCGGCGAACTGCACTGGGACGCGCAGCTGGTCTGA
- a CDS encoding phosphoribosylformylglycinamidine synthase subunit PurS, producing MPTIVVEVMPKAEILDPQGKAVGGALARLGKSDLTNVRIGKRFEVSVDGPVDDAKLDEVRGIAADVFSNAVIEDVVSVHVEGE from the coding sequence GTGCCCACGATCGTCGTCGAGGTCATGCCGAAGGCAGAGATCCTCGACCCCCAGGGGAAGGCCGTGGGCGGCGCCCTGGCCCGCCTCGGCAAGTCCGACCTCACGAACGTCCGCATCGGCAAGCGGTTCGAGGTGTCCGTCGACGGGCCTGTCGACGACGCCAAGCTCGACGAGGTCCGCGGGATCGCTGCCGACGTCTTCTCGAACGCCGTGATCGAGGACGTCGTCTCCGTCCACGTCGAGGGCGAGTGA
- a CDS encoding PadR family transcriptional regulator: MPDMTPLAFAALALLAERPMHPYEMFQTMVLRKEDRNVKVRPGTLYHQVGRLTQLGYLVEQGTDREGNRPERTTYAITEQGRAVLREQLLTMLATPAEEYPEFPLAIAEAHNLPRVEVLDTLGTRIAALRERTAFLDEAYESVTSKHLPERYWLDLAYQRTVLAAELAAVEQVVDRLTTGDLDWEGADDHPDALAYHATDHQKEAEPNA, translated from the coding sequence ATGCCGGACATGACACCGCTCGCGTTCGCCGCGCTCGCGCTGCTCGCCGAGCGCCCCATGCACCCGTACGAGATGTTCCAGACGATGGTGCTCCGGAAGGAGGACCGGAACGTCAAGGTGCGCCCGGGCACGCTCTACCACCAGGTCGGGCGACTGACGCAACTCGGATACCTGGTCGAGCAGGGCACGGACCGCGAGGGCAACCGGCCCGAGCGCACCACCTACGCCATCACGGAGCAGGGGCGGGCGGTGCTCCGCGAGCAGCTCCTGACGATGCTCGCGACCCCGGCCGAGGAGTACCCCGAGTTCCCGCTCGCCATCGCCGAGGCGCACAACCTGCCCCGCGTCGAGGTCCTCGACACCCTCGGCACGCGGATCGCCGCGCTCCGGGAACGGACGGCCTTCCTCGACGAGGCGTACGAGAGCGTCACCTCGAAGCACCTCCCCGAGCGCTACTGGCTCGACCTGGCGTACCAGCGCACCGTGCTCGCCGCCGAACTCGCGGCGGTCGAGCAGGTCGTCGACCGCCTCACCACGGGCGACCTCGACTGGGAGGGCGCGGACGACCACCCCGACGCCCTCGCGTACCACGCGACTGACCACCAGAAGGAAGCAGAACCGAACGCATGA
- a CDS encoding cytochrome c oxidase assembly protein, which yields MLVVAAVAYGRWLVIARRRGHQWSAARVLGFVAALVLFAVLQFGITGVYDRELRWAFVLRLALLLIAVPTFAALGGPLTLVRLAGSERSVRIVDGLLHSRAVRLLGNAIVSPLVALAVFAVLLTPLAATIRTSGVWEVVITVFVPMLGFALVAPISEPGVLRSTTFLTAEFLLAFVELLLDAVPGVVMRITNHVMDHAGVGLVGPSWAPSALQDQHLAADLLWFIAEVGDIPILIALFIRWQRTDRREARSIDELSDEEVEAMTREHLDRFRRQA from the coding sequence ATGCTCGTCGTCGCTGCGGTGGCGTACGGGCGGTGGCTCGTCATCGCACGGCGCCGCGGACACCAGTGGTCGGCAGCGCGGGTGCTCGGCTTCGTCGCGGCCCTCGTGCTGTTCGCGGTCCTGCAGTTCGGGATCACCGGCGTGTACGACCGGGAACTCCGCTGGGCGTTCGTCCTCCGGCTCGCGCTGCTGCTCATCGCCGTGCCGACCTTCGCCGCGCTCGGCGGCCCGCTCACGCTCGTCCGTCTGGCGGGCTCCGAGCGGAGCGTCCGCATCGTCGACGGTCTGCTGCACTCGCGGGCGGTCCGGCTGCTCGGCAACGCGATCGTGTCGCCGCTCGTCGCGCTCGCGGTGTTCGCGGTGCTCCTCACCCCGCTCGCGGCGACGATCCGCACGTCGGGCGTGTGGGAGGTCGTCATCACCGTGTTCGTCCCGATGCTCGGGTTCGCGCTCGTCGCGCCGATCTCGGAGCCGGGCGTGCTGCGCTCCACGACGTTCCTCACGGCAGAGTTCCTGCTCGCGTTCGTGGAGCTGCTGCTCGACGCCGTGCCCGGGGTCGTCATGCGGATCACGAACCACGTCATGGACCACGCGGGCGTCGGGCTCGTCGGGCCGTCGTGGGCGCCGTCCGCCCTGCAGGACCAGCACCTGGCGGCGGACCTGCTCTGGTTCATCGCCGAGGTCGGGGACATCCCGATCCTCATCGCGCTGTTCATCCGGTGGCAGCGGACCGACCGCCGCGAGGCCCGCAGCATCGACGAGCTGTCCGACGAGGAGGTCGAGGCCATGACGCGGGAACACCTCGACCGGTTCCGCCGCCAGGCCTGA
- the purD gene encoding phosphoribosylamine--glycine ligase has protein sequence MRILVLGSGAREHAIIAALLAEDAGHVITAAPGNTGIAADVETVGLDATNRGLVTEYAIENGIELVVIGPEAPLVEGVADALRTRGIAVFGPGKAAARIEGSKAFAKRIMAEAGVPTGEAAHVGTADEVEAALDRLGAPYVVKADGLAAGKGVLVTEDRQAAVEHATYWLQYGHVVIEEFLDGEEVSLFFFSDGHDVLPMTPAQDYKRLGDGDVGPNTGGMGAYSRLPWLDERWGSERAFVDEVTELVALPTVRRLEHEGTPFIGLLYCGLIVTEQGVRVIEFNARFGDPETQVVLPRLVTPLSALMLAAATGRLGQTPRPEFAPGAAVTVVLASEGYPDNPVTGRPITGLDDAAALEGVTVLHAATGMLEGQLIATGGRVLNVVAIGDSFEQARARAYAGLSRIHLEGAQYRTDIAARVAR, from the coding sequence GTGCGCATCCTCGTCCTCGGTTCCGGTGCCCGTGAGCACGCGATCATCGCCGCGCTCCTCGCGGAGGACGCCGGCCACGTCATCACCGCAGCCCCGGGCAACACCGGTATCGCCGCCGACGTCGAGACGGTCGGGCTCGACGCGACGAACCGCGGGCTCGTGACGGAGTACGCGATCGAGAACGGCATCGAACTCGTCGTGATCGGCCCGGAGGCCCCGCTCGTCGAGGGCGTCGCGGACGCGCTCCGGACGCGCGGCATCGCGGTGTTCGGGCCCGGCAAGGCCGCGGCGCGGATCGAGGGCTCCAAGGCGTTCGCCAAGCGGATCATGGCCGAGGCCGGGGTCCCGACGGGCGAGGCCGCCCACGTGGGAACGGCGGACGAGGTCGAGGCCGCCCTGGACCGCCTCGGCGCGCCGTACGTCGTCAAGGCGGACGGGCTGGCGGCCGGCAAGGGCGTGCTCGTGACCGAGGACCGCCAGGCCGCCGTCGAGCACGCGACCTACTGGCTCCAGTACGGCCACGTCGTCATCGAGGAGTTCCTCGACGGCGAGGAGGTCTCGCTCTTCTTCTTCAGCGACGGCCACGACGTGCTGCCGATGACCCCCGCGCAGGACTACAAGCGGCTCGGGGACGGCGACGTCGGGCCGAACACCGGCGGCATGGGGGCGTACTCGCGCCTGCCGTGGCTCGACGAACGCTGGGGCTCCGAGCGGGCCTTCGTCGACGAGGTCACCGAACTCGTGGCGCTGCCGACGGTCCGCCGGCTCGAGCACGAGGGCACCCCGTTCATCGGGCTCCTCTACTGCGGCCTCATCGTCACCGAGCAGGGCGTCCGCGTCATCGAGTTCAACGCGCGGTTCGGCGATCCGGAGACCCAGGTGGTGCTCCCCCGCCTCGTGACGCCGCTCAGCGCGCTCATGCTCGCCGCCGCGACCGGACGGCTCGGCCAGACCCCGCGTCCGGAGTTCGCGCCCGGTGCCGCCGTCACCGTCGTGCTCGCGAGCGAGGGGTACCCCGACAACCCCGTCACCGGCCGGCCGATCACCGGACTCGACGACGCCGCGGCACTCGAGGGCGTGACCGTCCTGCACGCCGCGACGGGGATGCTCGAGGGACAGCTCATCGCCACGGGCGGCCGGGTGCTCAACGTCGTCGCGATCGGTGACTCGTTCGAGCAGGCGCGGGCCCGGGCCTACGCCGGCCTGTCCCGGATCCACCTCGAGGGCGCGCAGTACCGCACCGACATCGCGGCGCGGGTGGCACGGTGA
- a CDS encoding SDR family oxidoreductase, with product MVDRGTSARPVALVTGVGRRAGIAAALAERLAADGWDLAFSWWGPYDERVYGAPDPEGVDAVVEACAAAGARVARLPVDLAEADQAAGLVPAAAAALDAPVAALVLSHAESVDSSIASTTVEAFDRHVAVNARATFLMIQAYAEALRGPAAEVPRERRRIVALTSDHTAFNLAYGMSKGALDRIVLAAAKELADLGVAANLVNPGPNDTGWMTPEVVEMVLGRTPGGRLGTPADTAALVGFLCSPEGGWVNGQLLKSDGGFSLEV from the coding sequence GTGGTCGACCGAGGGACATCAGCGCGACCGGTCGCGCTCGTGACGGGGGTCGGGCGCCGCGCGGGCATCGCGGCGGCGCTCGCGGAACGGCTGGCGGCGGACGGCTGGGACCTCGCCTTCAGCTGGTGGGGTCCGTACGACGAGCGCGTGTACGGCGCACCGGACCCCGAGGGGGTCGACGCGGTGGTCGAGGCCTGCGCCGCTGCCGGTGCCCGAGTGGCGCGCCTCCCGGTCGACCTGGCGGAGGCGGACCAGGCGGCGGGACTCGTGCCCGCGGCGGCGGCGGCGCTCGACGCACCGGTGGCGGCGCTCGTGCTGTCGCACGCCGAGTCGGTCGACTCGTCGATCGCGAGCACGACGGTCGAGGCCTTCGACCGGCACGTCGCGGTGAACGCCCGGGCCACGTTCCTGATGATCCAGGCGTACGCCGAGGCACTGCGGGGCCCGGCCGCCGAGGTCCCGCGGGAGCGGCGCCGGATCGTCGCGCTGACGAGCGACCACACCGCGTTCAACCTGGCGTACGGCATGAGCAAGGGCGCGCTCGACCGGATCGTCCTGGCCGCCGCCAAGGAGCTCGCCGACCTCGGTGTCGCGGCGAACCTCGTGAACCCCGGACCGAACGACACCGGGTGGATGACGCCCGAGGTCGTCGAGATGGTGCTCGGGCGGACCCCCGGCGGTCGACTCGGCACCCCCGCGGACACGGCCGCGCTCGTCGGGTTCCTCTGCTCGCCCGAGGGCGGCTGGGTGAACGGGCAGCTGCTGAAGTCCGACGGCGGGTTCTCGCTCGAGGTCTGA